CAGGCCCACCCCGGCGACCTCCAGGTCGTGCGGGTAGAACCCGGCCCGGTAGATCGCGGCCACGGTCGCGTCGGCGTCGCGGCTGCTGATCCGGACGGTGTGGCCGGAGACGTCCAGCAGGGTCACCTCGGGCAGGTTGGACAGCAGCCGGCGGTCGGTGTCGTCGTCCGGGCGCAGCTCGAAGGAGATCTTGCGGAGCCCGGCGCGGGCCTTGATCTCCGCCGCGGTGCCGTCGGCGATCAACCGGCCCCGGTCGACCACCAGCACCCGGTCGGCGATGGCGTCGGCCTCCTCCAGGTAGTGGGTGGCGAAGAGCACCGTCCGACCCGCGTCGACCTGCGCCCGCATCACCGCCCAGAACGCCTGGCGGGCCGTCACGTCCATGCCGGTCGTGGGCTCGTCGAGGACGATCAGCTCGCTGTCCCCAGCGGTGGCGAGGGCGAAGCGGACCCGCTGCTCCTGGCCGCCGGAGAGCTTGTCGACCATCCGGTCGGCGAGTTCGGTGATGCCGGCGGTCTTGAGCACGTCGTCGACGTCGTAGCCGCGGGGGTGGACGTCGCAGGCGAACTTCACCAGCTCGCGCACCTTGACGTCCGGCATCAGGCCGCCGCTCTGCAGCATCACCCCGACCTTGCCGTCCAGGATCGCCTGGCGCGGGGTGCCGCCGAAGAGGGTGACGGTGCCGGAGGTGGGCTCGCGGAGCCCGAGCAGCATGTCGATGCTGGTGGACTTGCCGGCCCCGTTCCGGCCCAGGAAGGCCACGGTCTCCCCCGGGTACAGCGTCAGCGACACGTCGTTGACTGCCCTGACCGAGCCGAAGTGCTTGCTGACGTTGCGGAAGGCCGCGACCTCCCCGGCGCCCGGACCGTTCCGGCCCGCCCCCGTCTGCTGCCCTGTGGAAGTACTCATCGTCTCGGCTGCTCCCTGTCCGTCTGCGTCGTCCTGCTGACAGTCATCAGACTGGCCGAAGCCGGACCGTGCCGGACAGTGCCGTGCCGCCCTATGTCGGCATGACGGATGTCATGGCCCGAGGGGTGCCCGAGGTGTTACGGCAACGTACCTGTGAGCAGGGAGTGACACTGGTGTACTCCCGTTTGGGCTACCCTCTGCGCGTCCGCAATGCTTTTGATGGGGGATTCAGCTATGGAACCGCTCGCCGCCGGTGATCCACGACAGGTCGGCCCTTACAGACTGATGGGGAGCCTGGGCGCAGGCGGCATGGGCGCGGTCTTCCTGGGCCGCTCGGCCGGCGGCCGGACGGTCGCGGTCAAGCTGGTACGCCGCGAGTTCGCCTCCGACGAGGAGTTCCGGGCCCGGTTCCGGCGCGAGGTGGAGGCCGCCCGCGCGGTCTCCGGAGCCTTCACCGCCTCGGTGGTGGACGCCGACACCGAGGCCGAAATGCCTTGGCTGGCGACGACGTTCGTGCCCGGCGTACCGCTGAGCTCGGCCGTGCGCCGGCACGGCGGCTTCGACGAGCCGGTGCTCCGCGCGCTGGGCGTCGGCCTGGCCGAGGCGCTCCAGGAGATCCACCGGGCCGGAGTGATCCACCGCGACCTCAAGCCGGCCAATGTGATGCTGGCCGCCGACGGCCCGCACGTCATCGACTTCGGCATCAGCCGCGCGGTCGAGGGCGCCGCGCTGACCTCCACCGGATTCGTCGTCGGCTCCCCCGGCTTCCTCTCGCCCGAGCAGGCGATGGGCAATCAGGTCGTGCCCGCCACCGACGTGTTCGCTCTGGGCGCAACCCTGGCCTATGCGGCCAACGGCACCGGCCCCTTCGGCGACGGTCCGACGCCGGCGCTGCTCTACCGCGTCGTCAGCCAGGAGCCCGACCTCTCGGCGATCCCCGAATCGCTGCGCCCCGCGGTGACGGCCTGCCTCGCCAAGGACCCGGCCAACCGGCCCACCCCCGCCCAGCTGGTGGCCGCGCTCAGCGAGGACGCCCCGGCGTTCAGCGGCGGCTGGCTGCCGCAGCCGGTGCTGCGCGACATCGTCGACGCGAGCGCCGTCCTGACCGGCGCCGCCGGCGGTCCGGCGGACGCGACCCACAAGCTGCAGCCCGCGCCGGTGGACGCGGCGGCCGGCGGCCCGCAGGGCTTCGGCCCGCCGACGCCGCCGCCGTTCCCGCCGCCGCAGTACGCGCCCCAGCAGGGCCAGGGCGGGCAGGGCACTCCGCCGCCGTTCCCGCCGGCCTACCCGCCGCAGCCGCAGGCCCAACCCTCGCCTTACCAGCAGTTCCCGCAGCAGCAGATGCCCTCGTTCCAGCAGCAGAGCCAGCAGCAGGGGCAGCAGCAGGGCCAGGGCGGCGGCGGTACCGGTCCCACCCGCCCGATGCCGCAGCAGGACGGCGGCGGCTCCGGCTCCGGCTCCGGCATGAGCCGCCGGACCCTGCTCGGGCTGATCGGCGGCGGGGTCGTGGTCGTCGGCGGCGCGGCCACCGCCTTCGCGCTCAGCGGCGGCAGCAAGCCCACGCCCAAGCCCGGCCCGAGCACCGGCCCGACCGGCGGCCCCAGCGCCAGCGCCACGCCCACCGGCGGCTCGTCCACCGCGCCGAGCAGCCCCTCCCCGGTCGCCTCCGGACCGCTCACCCCGGTCACCACCGCCCCCGGCACCATGGCCGGCCCGGCCGCCACCCCGGTCTGGTCGAAGGTGCTCAACGACACCGTCTACAACATGGTCGTGGGCAACGGCACCCTGGTCGCGGTCTGCATCGACTCCACCCAGGGGCTGAAGACCAGCGACGGCACGCCGGCCTGGCGCGGCACGGTCGACCTGGGCAGCGGCACCATCTCCTCGCAGCCGTACGTCTCCGGCAGCTACGCCTACGTGGTCGGCCAGAGCAACTCGGACGGCCACCGGGGCCTGGACGTGGTCAGCCTCGCCGACGGCACCACCAAGTGGTCGCTCAACGTTCCCAACCAGGACTGGGAGCTCCAGGGCGCCTACGGCATCCTCGGCAACAACCTGTACATCACCGCGAACATCGCCAGCATGTCGGCCAACGGTCTGTGGGTCGTCGACATCAGCACCCAGAAGACCGCCTACACCACCACCGGCGCCTTCGTCGGCTCGCTGGTGGTGCCGCCCAGCGGCAACACCGTCCTCGGATTCAACGAGGTCAACGAGAACGGCACGGCCAACGGCTTCAACGCCACCACCGGCCAGCGGATCTGGAGCCAGACCCCGCAGTACCTGACCACCGAGGGGCTGGGCGGCA
The Streptacidiphilus albus JL83 genome window above contains:
- a CDS encoding protein kinase domain-containing protein produces the protein MEPLAAGDPRQVGPYRLMGSLGAGGMGAVFLGRSAGGRTVAVKLVRREFASDEEFRARFRREVEAARAVSGAFTASVVDADTEAEMPWLATTFVPGVPLSSAVRRHGGFDEPVLRALGVGLAEALQEIHRAGVIHRDLKPANVMLAADGPHVIDFGISRAVEGAALTSTGFVVGSPGFLSPEQAMGNQVVPATDVFALGATLAYAANGTGPFGDGPTPALLYRVVSQEPDLSAIPESLRPAVTACLAKDPANRPTPAQLVAALSEDAPAFSGGWLPQPVLRDIVDASAVLTGAAGGPADATHKLQPAPVDAAAGGPQGFGPPTPPPFPPPQYAPQQGQGGQGTPPPFPPAYPPQPQAQPSPYQQFPQQQMPSFQQQSQQQGQQQGQGGGGTGPTRPMPQQDGGGSGSGSGMSRRTLLGLIGGGVVVVGGAATAFALSGGSKPTPKPGPSTGPTGGPSASATPTGGSSTAPSSPSPVASGPLTPVTTAPGTMAGPAATPVWSKVLNDTVYNMVVGNGTLVAVCIDSTQGLKTSDGTPAWRGTVDLGSGTISSQPYVSGSYAYVVGQSNSDGHRGLDVVSLADGTTKWSLNVPNQDWELQGAYGILGNNLYITANIASMSANGLWVVDISTQKTAYTTTGAFVGSLVVPPSGNTVLGFNEVNENGTANGFNATTGQRIWSQTPQYLTTEGLGGTDGCLADGMLFFGGQDLHAVNPNTGTASWTPVSYNSMDIYGPPSTDGAGRVFVTAGSTLYCVRASDGTKLWQSTGVNEFTAPGNVLCANGMAYVNDDKGVLYAVNAATGVCAWSYANPAATGAGVDISAAADAGGVYYAIGTQVFRLPVS
- a CDS encoding ABC transporter ATP-binding protein, with product MSTSTGQQTGAGRNGPGAGEVAAFRNVSKHFGSVRAVNDVSLTLYPGETVAFLGRNGAGKSTSIDMLLGLREPTSGTVTLFGGTPRQAILDGKVGVMLQSGGLMPDVKVRELVKFACDVHPRGYDVDDVLKTAGITELADRMVDKLSGGQEQRVRFALATAGDSELIVLDEPTTGMDVTARQAFWAVMRAQVDAGRTVLFATHYLEEADAIADRVLVVDRGRLIADGTAAEIKARAGLRKISFELRPDDDTDRRLLSNLPEVTLLDVSGHTVRISSRDADATVAAIYRAGFYPHDLEVAGVGLEQAFLAITGEQDAEDQSAVLDGSTGKESVR